AGTACATCCATTCCAAGAATTTCATTCATCGGGATGTTAAGCCAGACAACTTTTTGATGGGACTTGGGAAAAAAGGCAACCTAGTGTATATTATAGATTTCGGTTTAGCCAAGAAGTATCGTGATGCTCGGACACATCAACACATCCCATATAGAGAGAATAAGAACCTTACTGGGACTGCAAGATATGCATCTATAAATACCCATCTGGGTATCGGTGAGTAAGAACATGAAAACGATTTAGttgtttttacacattattattattattattattaaacaggatttatatgatgCTTGTAATATTAGTTCAGCAAAGGCTCTGCTTCCTGAAGTGATGCTTTGTGGACGGGCCCTTGGTGACTTGCATGTAAGGATACTGGTAGCTGTAAAACATGTTTGCTTCACTAGGAAATAAAATGACAATGATTTTTGAAGGAGGGTATTTTCCCTGATGCTTGCTGGTCTTGGGTCTGTTGTCtgtcttggcaaaaaaaaaaaaaaaaaagatctgttgCCTGTAGCTATCAATACATTTTCACTTGCTGATTAGTAAAGAAAGGCTAATATTTGGTTGGTATTAGGAAATAAAATGCTTCCAGTTTCTATAAATATCTGtttgaaaattgtaaaatgttgttgttgaaAAATGCCACatttctaagattttttttttcccccccctaTACAGAGCAAAGTCGCAGGGATGACTTGGAGAGCTTGGGCTATGTGCTTATGTATTTTAACCTGGGGTCGCTACCTTGGCAGGGATTAAAGGCAGCAACTAAGCGCCAAAAATATGAACGTATTAGTGAGAAGAAAATGTCTACTCCTATTGAGGTCCTCTGCAAAGGTTACCCCTGTACGTAACTCCCATTTCTACACGTCtgtaaatttttagattttttttttttctgtggtgtaACTGGGTACCAATTTTACTTTCGCTTTTTAGAAAGTTCCACATATGCaagaaaatacccccccccctaCAACCACCACCACAACACACACAATATTCCAAATTACCAAGACAATTCTCCAATTAGAATACAAATACAATCCTGGGAGAGTCTCTGGTTTACCACTATCCACCAGTCCTCAACTGCctcaaaaaataatttcccattGGACAGGTGTACAGGTGTTTGGTTGCCGTGCAGACTCCATTCAGCATTTCAGGGCAGTCTACCTGTTCAGCCACTTTTGTAGACTTTCCAATCATAAAAAGCAATTAAATACTCCGGTGGTTGAACATTTGTGCCAATGAGTCATTAGCATGGAAGTTATATACTTATATTGTTTGTGGAAAAATAGTTCAGTTCTTTGATTCATTGATTCAGTACCACTATGCAAGTAAAGCACCTGCAATCTGCATTCTTGTTCAGGTCAATGatttagaaaatgaatgcaaagGTAGGCTGGCAACTGGTGTTTTTAGGAGTACAGCAATGACACCTCTCATCTTAGATACATAATTACACatgtttgtatatgtaaatgGGCTCTAAGATATTTCTCATACTGTCCTATTTTTTTCCAGCTGAGTTTTCAACATACCTGAATTTTTGTCGTTCACTCCGGTTTGATGACAAGCCAGATTATTCATACCTGAGACAACTCTTCCGTAACCTCTTTCATCGACAAGGCTTCTCATATGATTATGTTTTCGACTGGAACATGCTGAAATTTGTGAGTATGGAAAtctttattaatgttattatataGAGGTAATTTCTCAAACAGTTTACCAGCATGTTGCCTTTAAACCAAATTTGgtgaacaaaaaatatataaagtagacACCCCGAAACAGATATGCAAAATTTTTctacaaactaattttttttttactttattcaatgcatttattgtaattattctgttcatttttataaatattttaatgctgaCCTTAAGTATGTATTATCTGGCTTGGCATGGTTGGCATATTGTTACCCCAAATTTGGTTACAAGGCTACTTATAGAACCTGGTAACACATACCTGGCCAAGAAGGCTTCCATAAAAACCATATGTCCAAATGATTGGACATGGAGGCAAGTTGAACCTTGCCTTTTTCTAAGTCCCACTGTTTGGTACAATCAGTAGGGGAATACATGGAACCAAACTTGACATCTACAGTAAAAGTAGTATAGGGGTACAGTGATAGCTTTGAGGGAAATTCACAAGATTATAGGGCACCTTAATCTTATTTTCCCTCTAATGCTGCTAGTTGTGGTCCTCGGACTTCCCCAGAGTTCAAATTCCAGAATTTTCCAGCTGTGTGTGtctatctacctttttatataatttaaccATGCACCTTTCACTTTCAGGTAGctcctgaaaatacattttttttttttcatctaatgcTTTGAGTTTCCCAGGGTTTTCAATTCCCCCTcaagttttattttatcacattttaaaaatgcactcACTGCCTAAATCATAACCtgtcttttgggtttttttgttttcttttaagattaaaattctaaaatttgTTCTCCATAGGGTGCAGCCCGGAATCCAGAAGATATGGACAGGGAAAGAAGAGAACATGATCGAGAAGAGCGAATGGGTCAGCTGAGAGGTTCTACAACAAGGGCTTTACCCCCTGGCCCTCCCACTGGTGCAGCTCCGAACCGGCTAAGAAATGGTGGAGAACCCGTGGCTTCTACGCCAGCATCCCGAATTCAGCAGAGTGGTAAGCATGACAATCTTTACAAAGAATAATTTGCCTTCAAACCATTTTTAATTTCAGTCAAATACcccatttgtttaaaatacatttattcatggGTGGCATGTACTGTTACAATAAATCAAAGGAGGGCTTGCTtgacaatttttaatattataaagtacGGTAgtcaagaaaaatatataggtGTAGTGTAAATGAAACTTTGCTGTATCATGTCACAGGATCccaattaacatttttactattatttcagGTAACACTTCTCCACGGGCAATCTCACGAGTGGACAGAGAGCGCAAGGTCAGCATGAGGTTACATCGAGGAGCTCCAGCAAATGTTTCTTCCTCTGATCTCACAGGGCGACAAGAAGTTTCACGAATTTCAGCGTCACAGGTAAGACCATACTCGCCGAGTATTGtgacacaaatttattttttctttaacattgtaCATCCACTTACTGATACTGAATTATCCATCTACATCACATTGTGAGAAAACATATTTGTTCCACC
This portion of the Pyxicephalus adspersus chromosome 8, UCB_Pads_2.0, whole genome shotgun sequence genome encodes:
- the CSNK1E gene encoding casein kinase I; protein product: MELRVGNKYRLGRKIGSGSFGDIYLGANIATGEEVAIKLECVKTKHPQLHIESKFYKMMQGGVGIPSIKWCGAEGDYNVMVMELLGPSLEDLFNFCSRKFSLKTVLLLADQMISRIEYIHSKNFIHRDVKPDNFLMGLGKKGNLVYIIDFGLAKKYRDARTHQHIPYRENKNLTGTARYASINTHLGIEQSRRDDLESLGYVLMYFNLGSLPWQGLKAATKRQKYERISEKKMSTPIEVLCKGYPSEFSTYLNFCRSLRFDDKPDYSYLRQLFRNLFHRQGFSYDYVFDWNMLKFGAARNPEDMDRERREHDREERMGQLRGSTTRALPPGPPTGAAPNRLRNGGEPVASTPASRIQQSGNTSPRAISRVDRERKVSMRLHRGAPANVSSSDLTGRQEVSRISASQASVPFDHLGK